A region of Paramormyrops kingsleyae isolate MSU_618 chromosome 17, PKINGS_0.4, whole genome shotgun sequence DNA encodes the following proteins:
- the nek3 gene encoding serine/threonine-protein kinase Nek3 isoform X1 has protein sequence MEGYTILKVIGDGSFGRALQVEQKSSCEQYVMKEIRLPKSPTGIQNSRREAVLLSKMKHPNIVAFRDSFEADGHLYIVMEYCAGGDLLQRIKQQKNTPFPPDMILSWFAQMCVGTKHIHDQRVLHRDLKSKNIFLTSDGAVKLGDFGSSCVLNSAKAYAYTYVGTPYYVSPEIWDNKPYNNKSDVWSLGCILYELCALSHPFQASSWKSLILKVCRGAYTPLPAHLPYELHYLVKQMFKTNPRDRPSLHTILTSHRISRLLQKHLPLHELKEGMKEGRTSRWERDEGEKVAAFLGQKTILSSSSVGESFSETSDPMGKGERERPRRRWAREPSETVLEVLGNAELTSTSSCTSSSREHRSSPEFTPRSLISEESEISHRRQWDKSPPERLLSLLEKAPVSMAFKTFTVLRPDGDNPLVGPLSPARRDDTDGLVGDAVDDSRLEPRSDDEDTDFEEESPCDWVGELEKMITAGE, from the exons ATGGAGGGCTACACAATCCTAAAAGTAATCGGTGATGGGTCTTTTGGTCGAGCGCTGCAAGTCGAGCAGAAAAGCAGCTGCGAACAATATGTGATGAAAGAGATACGCTTACCGAAG AGTCCGACGGGAATTCAGAATTCCAGGAGGGAAGCCGTACTCCTGTCCAAGATGAAGCACCCCAACATTGTGGCCTTCAGAGACTCATTTGAAG CTGACGGACATTTGTACATTGTCATGGAGTACTGCGCTGGGGGGGATCTGCTACAGAGGATCAAGCAGCAGAAAAACACCCCGTTCCCTCCCGATATG ATCCTGAGCTGGTTTGCTCAGATGTGTGTTGGGACAAAGCACATCCATGATCAGCGAGTCCTCCACCGGGACCTGAAATCCAAG AACATATTCCTCACCAGCGATGGCGCTGTTAAACTGGGAGACTTTGGGTCATCATGTGTTCTTAACAG TGCAAAGGCCTATGCGTACACCTATGTTGGAACACCTTACTATGTGTCACCAGAGATCTGGGACAACAAGCCATACAATAATAAGAG TGACGTCTGGTCCCTGGGCTGCATCCTCTATGAGCTCTGCGCCCTCTCTCACCCT TTCCAGGCCAGCAGCTGGAAGAGCCTCATCCTGAAGGTGTGTCGAGGTGCCTACACACCTTTACCTGCTCACCTGCCCTATGAGCTGCACTACTTGGTCAAGCAAATGTTCAAGACTAACCCCCGGGACCGGCCCTCGCTGCACACCATCCTAACCTCGCATCGTATCTCTAGGCTTCTGCAGaagcacctgccccttcat GAGCTGAAGGAAGGAATGAAGGAAGGAAGAACTTCCAGATGGGAGAGGGATGAAGGGGAGAAAGTTGCTGCATTCCTTGGGCAGAAGACCATATTGTCATCGTCTTCAGTGGGAG AAAGCTTTTCTGAAACGTCGGACCCCATGGGTAAGGGTGAGAGGGAGCGACCTCGCAGGAGGTGGGCAAGGGAGCCGTCGGAGACCGTGCTGGAGGTCCTCGGAAATGCTGAACTCACCAGCACCTCCTCCTGCACCTCCTCTTCCAGAGAACATAGGAGTAGCCCAGAGTTCACCCCAC GGAGCTTGATCTCTGAGGAGTCTGAGATCAGCCATCGAAGGCAATGGGACAAGAGCCCCCCCGAGAGGCTGCTGAGTTTGCTGGAAAAGGCTCCCGTTAGCATGGCTTTCAAAACCTTCACTGTGCTTCGGCCAG ATGGTGACAATCCCCTGGTCGGCCCTCTGTCCCCAGCACGACGCGATGACACAGACGGACTTGTGGGAGATGCCGTTGACGACTCCAGACTGGAGCCACGGTCTGACGACGAAGACAC GGACTTTGAAGAGGAGTCTCCGTGTGACTGGGTTGGGGAGCTGGAGAAGATGATCACTGCCGGAGAGTAA
- the nek3 gene encoding serine/threonine-protein kinase Nek3 isoform X2, translated as MEGYTILKVIGDGSFGRALQVEQKSSCEQYVMKEIRLPKSPTGIQNSRREAVLLSKMKHPNIVAFRDSFEADGHLYIVMEYCAGGDLLQRIKQQKNTPFPPDMILSWFAQMCVGTKHIHDQRVLHRDLKSKNIFLTSDGAVKLGDFGSSCVLNSAKAYAYTYVGTPYYVSPEIWDNKPYNNKSDVWSLGCILYELCALSHPFQASSWKSLILKVCRGAYTPLPAHLPYELHYLVKQMFKTNPRDRPSLHTILTSHRISRLLQKHLPLHELKEGMKEGRTSRWERDEGEKVAAFLGQKTILSSSSVGGSLISEESEISHRRQWDKSPPERLLSLLEKAPVSMAFKTFTVLRPDGDNPLVGPLSPARRDDTDGLVGDAVDDSRLEPRSDDEDTDFEEESPCDWVGELEKMITAGE; from the exons ATGGAGGGCTACACAATCCTAAAAGTAATCGGTGATGGGTCTTTTGGTCGAGCGCTGCAAGTCGAGCAGAAAAGCAGCTGCGAACAATATGTGATGAAAGAGATACGCTTACCGAAG AGTCCGACGGGAATTCAGAATTCCAGGAGGGAAGCCGTACTCCTGTCCAAGATGAAGCACCCCAACATTGTGGCCTTCAGAGACTCATTTGAAG CTGACGGACATTTGTACATTGTCATGGAGTACTGCGCTGGGGGGGATCTGCTACAGAGGATCAAGCAGCAGAAAAACACCCCGTTCCCTCCCGATATG ATCCTGAGCTGGTTTGCTCAGATGTGTGTTGGGACAAAGCACATCCATGATCAGCGAGTCCTCCACCGGGACCTGAAATCCAAG AACATATTCCTCACCAGCGATGGCGCTGTTAAACTGGGAGACTTTGGGTCATCATGTGTTCTTAACAG TGCAAAGGCCTATGCGTACACCTATGTTGGAACACCTTACTATGTGTCACCAGAGATCTGGGACAACAAGCCATACAATAATAAGAG TGACGTCTGGTCCCTGGGCTGCATCCTCTATGAGCTCTGCGCCCTCTCTCACCCT TTCCAGGCCAGCAGCTGGAAGAGCCTCATCCTGAAGGTGTGTCGAGGTGCCTACACACCTTTACCTGCTCACCTGCCCTATGAGCTGCACTACTTGGTCAAGCAAATGTTCAAGACTAACCCCCGGGACCGGCCCTCGCTGCACACCATCCTAACCTCGCATCGTATCTCTAGGCTTCTGCAGaagcacctgccccttcat GAGCTGAAGGAAGGAATGAAGGAAGGAAGAACTTCCAGATGGGAGAGGGATGAAGGGGAGAAAGTTGCTGCATTCCTTGGGCAGAAGACCATATTGTCATCGTCTTCAGTGGGAG GGAGCTTGATCTCTGAGGAGTCTGAGATCAGCCATCGAAGGCAATGGGACAAGAGCCCCCCCGAGAGGCTGCTGAGTTTGCTGGAAAAGGCTCCCGTTAGCATGGCTTTCAAAACCTTCACTGTGCTTCGGCCAG ATGGTGACAATCCCCTGGTCGGCCCTCTGTCCCCAGCACGACGCGATGACACAGACGGACTTGTGGGAGATGCCGTTGACGACTCCAGACTGGAGCCACGGTCTGACGACGAAGACAC GGACTTTGAAGAGGAGTCTCCGTGTGACTGGGTTGGGGAGCTGGAGAAGATGATCACTGCCGGAGAGTAA